The genomic stretch GGCGACGGGAGGCTGAATGCTGCGCAGCTGGTTGAACAGCGCCTTTCGGGCTCGTTCATAGACCGCTTGCCGCGTCTGAGGCGCGGATTGCGGCAGAGCGGCGACCGCGCGGGCGAGCAGCGAATAATAGTCGGCCATGGGGCTTCTAAGACCACCTCGGGCGATTCTCGTCAATCCTCGAAAGGATTACGCACGAGAATCGTGTCATCGCGCTCGGGGCTGGTGGAGAGGAGCGCGACCGGAGCGCCGATCAATTCCTCGATGCGGCGCACATATTTGATGGCCTGCGCCGGGAGATCGGCCCAGGAGCGGGCGCCGCCAGTCGTTCCCTGCCATCCCTCGATCGTCTCATAGACGGGAACCACCCGCGCCTGCGCCGATTGCGAGGCCGGCAGGCGATCGATGCGGACGCCGTCCAGAAGATAATGGGTGCATACTTCAATTGTCTCGAGACCGTCGAGAATATCGAGCTTGGTCAGAGCGATGCCGTCTATGCCGGAGGTCTTCACGGCCTGACGCGTCAGCACGGCGTCGAACCAGCCGCAGCGGCGCCGGCGGCCGGTGTTGGTGCCGAACTCGTGGCCGCGGTCGCCGATCAGCGTGCCGATCTCGTCGTGCAGCTCTGTGGGGAAAGGGCCGCCGCCGACGCGCGTCGTATAGGCCTTGGCGATGCCCAGCACATAGCCGATCGACCCCGGTCCGAGACCGGAGCCGCTGGCCGCGGAGGCGGAGACCGTGTTGGAGGAGGTCACATAAGGATAAGTGCCGTGGTCGACATCGAGCAGCACGCCCTGCGCGCCCTCGAACAAAATGCGCTTGCCGGCGCGGCGGAGGTCCTCGAGCAGCTCCCACACCGCATCCATGTAAGGCAGCACTTGCGGCGCGATGGAGAGCAGCTCGTCGCGCACGGCCGCCGGCTCGATCTCGGCCAAGCCGAGGCCACGCCGCAGCGGATTGTGATGGGCCAGCAGGCGGGTGATCTTTTCGTCCAGCGCATCCGGCTCGGCGAGGTCCATCAGCCGGACCGAGCGGCGGCCGACCTTGTCCTCATAGGCGGGGCCGATGCCGCGCTTGGTGGTGCCGATCTTCACGCCATTGCCGGCCGCCTCCTCGCGATAGGCGTCGAGCTCGCGATGCAGCGAGAGGATGAGCGGGGCGTTTTCGGCGATCTTGAAATTGTCCGGGCCAATCTCGACGCCCTGCTCGCGCAGGCGCTCGATTTCGCCGACGAGAAAATGCGGATCGACGACGACGCCATTGCCGATGACCGAAAGCTTGCCCGGCCGCACTATGCCCGAGGGCAGCAGCGCGAGCTTATAGGTCACGCCATTGATGACGAGCGTATGGCCCGCGTTGTGGCCGCCCTGGAAGCGCACCACCACATCGGCCTCGAGTGAGAGCCAATCGACGATCTTGCCCTTGCCTTCGTCGCCCCATTGGGCGCCGACCACGACCACATTCGCCATGGCGCTTCAGTCTGCTTTCTCGCGTGAGCCCAAGAAAAAGCCCCGGCGGGTAACGCCGGGGCTCGTTACGGCAGTCGTTTAGCGCAAATCGCGGAAAGCGTCAAAGGCTGCTCTCGCGGACGGTTCCGGCGAGAACGGACCCGTCGCAAAAGCGGCGCACGCGCACGCAACTGTCAGGAGGCGAACACCAGATACATCATGATCGCGAATAGGACGACCGCGGCGATTTCGACGGTTCGGCTCAAAGTCCTCATGACAAGCTCGAATGAGATGGCGTTCATGATGAAATTCCCTCACGGCGTAATTTCTGCGCGGCGTCGAGAGCGGCCCCGCTTCTGCGAGCATAGTCGCGCCGCGCGCATTGCCCGGATGTTGTCTCCGCGTGAATGTTTCGTAATGAGCGCCGTCGAAAAGCCCCGGCGCGAGTCGTCGGATCAGAAGCCGCCGGCTTCATGCCCCCGAGCCAGCGGCTCCTCCCCTGCGATCGTCGTGCGGGTCATCAATCTCCCGCTCTCCGGGTCATAGGGCGTCACTCGGTGCATCACGCCGGTATTGTCCCAGATGAGCAGATCGCCGACCTTCCACTCGTGCCGATAGACGAAGCACGGCTGCGTCGCCCATTCGGTCAGCTCGCGCAGGAGCATACGGCTCTCATCTGTGTCGGCCCCCTCGACATGCGAGGCCGTGCAGCCGAGCACCAGAGACTTGCGGCCCGATTTGTGGGTCCAGACCAGCGGATGGGCTTTGGGCGCATGGCTGCGCCAACGGCTCAGCTCCTCGTAAGAGGGCGTGGGATTGACGAGCCATTGCGCCGTCTCGACGCTGTGAACCACGCGAAGATCGGCGACCGATTTCTTCACTGTGTCCGGCAATTCGTCCCAAGCGGCGTAGCTGTTGCTGAATTCGGTCTGGCCGCCTGTCGCCGACAGCCGCTTGGCGTTGAGGATCGACGCTCGCGTCGGCGCATCGTCGGTCGCGCCGTCTATGTGCCAATAGAAAGAGCCCTTCAGATATTCCGCGGCGGCGGCGTTCACCGCTTTGTCGAGCGTGATCCGCAACAGGCCGTCATCGCCCTGCGGCATCAGCTCGCCGATGGTGCGGGTGAAGGCGCGCTGCTGCGCGTCGTCGAGATGAAGCCCGCGAAAGACGAGGACTCCGCGCCGCTCCAAAAGGTCGCGGATCTCGGTCGCACAACGTCCGCTCAGCAGCGCGGCGACGTCGATCTCGACCTGCGAGCCGATGCGCGGCGTCAGATCGAGAACCTCTAGCTTCGTTTCGGCCGAGGGCGAATTCACCGAAGTCGAGCTCATGGGATGATGCTCCGAACGGCTGCGGGTCAAAGGGTCGTCGGATCGGCGAGCTGCGCGAGCAGCGCGTCGGCGCCGTTCTCCACGCCGGCGCGTGCGGCGGACAGCGCGCCGATGCTGGCGGGAATGTCGATCGGGCTCGGATACTGCTTGGCGACATGAGCAGCGAGCAGCCGGCGCGTCGAAGCGTCCTCGATCTCGACCGCATAGGTCACCGAGCCGGTGAGCAGGCCCTCCCCGCCCCGCACCGTCTGCACGCCATTGTAGAGACCGCCGGCGAGATCGAAGCGCGACAGCGTGCTCAGGACCGGCGTGCTGGCCGCGGCGCCGGTCAAAGTCAGCTTGAGACGCAGCACGCCCGGCCCGGAGGCGGTCGTCAATGCGTAGCGGCCGCCGAGCTTCTCGGCGAATTGTCGCTGCATGAATTCGGCGAGCGCGGCCTTGTCGGCCTCCGCCAAATCCTCGAACTGATTGTCTGGACCGCGATAGATCTGCACCGGATCGACGATCAGCCTCGTGTAGCTCCGCCAATCCGTCCGCGCCGCCGCATAGCGATAGCGGACATGGCGTTCACCGTCTCGCCGATCAGGCTCGAGATAAGGCGCGGAGGCGACCCCGGAAAAGACGACCGGCTCCACGCTCGAACAGGCCGCCGCGGCCAGGCAAAACGTCACGACGACCGGCCAGGCGACCTTGTGGGATTGCAACATTCCTGTCTCCTCGTCCGAGGCCGGGCTTTGCCGTCGACCTCTCTGGACGCAGGATTAGCACCCGATTTAAAAACCGTCTAGATGGTTTGTTTTTGGCAGAAGAGCCCACTGCTTTCATAAATAATCGCGTTATTTCAGTAAGTTCCTAATCTGTCGGCGCAGACGAGGCCGGGGAGCCTCCGGATTTTTCGGCGAGGGCGGCCCAACAACGCTCGTCGAGCAGACGCTCGAACAGGCGTTCCCGCTCCTCCTCGCCGAGCGGGCAGAAGCCGAGCAGCGCGCTCACCGCCAATCCTCGGGCAGCCGCCCATCGCAGCAAAGCCAGATCCCGATCCTTGGCCTCGGCCTTTATGGCCTCGAGCGACTCGGCGTCGCTCTCGCGCGTGATCGCGAGGAGACCTGGATCCTGTCCGACGGCGCCGAAGATCGCGAAAGCGACGGAATGCGGCTCGACCAGAGTCTCGCGCAGAGTCGCGATCTGCGCGGCGAGATGCGGCTCGGATTGTCCGGCCCCGTGCTCGGCCATATAAGCGCGCGAAAAATCCGCGAAATACTCGATCTGATGCTCGAGCAGAGCCTTGAGCACGGCCTCCTTGGTGCGAAACTGATGCATCAGCCCGCCCTTGCTGACGCCGCTCTCGCGGGCGATCGCGTCAAGCGTCAAGCGCCCCGGCCCGTCACGCGCGATGATCGCCAGCGCGGCCTGAATGACCGCCTTGCGGGTTCGTTGCGACCTCGACGCATTATCCATGAATCCTCGCGTGATCTGCGCCCGCGCCACAGAGCCGGCGCTCTCTCACATATAGCGCGTTCCGCGATCGGATTGGACTGCAGAGCGTACGACGTTCTCACATTTGGTGCGGAATCCGTTCGATCGAAAGGCGAAAAATCACGGAAAACATTTGCCGAAAGCCGCGAGCAGCCGCGGGTCGCCGCGCAGCCTGATCTCGAGCGTGACCAGCGCCCATAGCAGGCTCCGCTCCTTGCGCAGAAAGCGCAGCCAGCTCTGCGCATCGGCGTGGATCACGAGATCCGCCTTTCCGATCAGCCCCTCCCCGACATCGAGCCGGCCGTCGGCGATGCGCACGGTGAGGTCCTTGCGCTCCGCGCCGCTGAAGGCGAAGTGATAGACCGCCGAGAGGCCGGCCGCGCGCTTCTTCTGAAACCGCAGCGACAGGCCCCGCGCGAAGCTCGCTATGGAGGCGGCGCGCATGCCATTGGCGACGCGCTTCACCCGCTTGTGCGGAAATCGGCGCTTCACATAATCCTCCGCGTCCGATTGCGGCGTCACATAGATCGTCTCCTCCTTCTGCTTCAGCGGATCGACGATGCTGCGCAAAAACCCGCTTCGATCGCCGCGATAGGCGCCGATCACATCCTCCCCCGCCGGACAGACAGCGAGACAATAGGCGGCCTTGTAATTCGGCCCATAGGCGAGGCTCTGCCACATGGAGACGGTCTCCGCGTCCTCGACCTTCTCGCGATAGCCGGCGGCGCCTTTCGCATCGGCGATCGTCTCCACCCAATCCATGAAGCCGCCCATGAACTCACGATAATTATGCGTGTAGCAGGCGGCGAAATCGAAACCGCCGTCCGGCGCTATCGCGCCCGTCGGACAGACGGCGACGCAGAGCTTGCAGGAGAGGCAGGGATTGTAATCGAGCGGGCGCGAATAGGCGTCGAGCGCGACATCGACGACCACCGTCCCGAGCAGAATGAAATTGCCGAATTTCGGATGAATGACATTGCGATGCACGCCCATCTTGCCGAGCCCGGCGGCGACCGCGACGGGCTTATGCGAGACGACCCACATTTTATTGGGCCAGCGCGACGCCTCCATCGGAAAGGCCATGGAAGGATAGGCCGCCCGAATCCCCATATCCTCGAGCATTCGCGTCAGCCGATGCGACACGGCGTCGGTCTCATCGCCGACGCGGTGAAACTCCACATTGGCCAGCGAGCGCGCCGGGCTGCGGATGTTTTCGCGATTCATCCGCATCACGAAAGAGACGAGCGTTCGCGCATAAGGAAAAGCGGCGAGAATCTCCGCGCGCTCGAAAGCGATCGCCGGATCGTCGATGGACACGAAGCCGACATCATCCGCGCCGGCGGAAATCGCCATCTCGCGCAAGCGTCGCGCCTCGAATGGCTCTCGCGTCAGCGGCGAAGCGATCTCATGAGCCTGCATAGACATGTGCATATGCCCCTTTTAGCGCGTGAGCTCTGCGATGCGCGCGCCTCACGAAAACTGGACCGCGATCCTTCAGGCGCGCTCTATTTCACAAAGATGCGCGTCAATCGTCCTGAACGGCGGCGGCGAGCGCGCGCAATTCCCCGACGAGATGCGCCAATCTCTCGGCGCCGAATTTTGCTTCCGCCTTGGTCTGCGCAGCGCGCCACAGCGGCAGCGCTACGGCCAGAGTGGCGCGGCCCTGCTTGGTCAGCGTCACCTCGCGCGTGCGGCGATCCTCGCCCGCCTTCACGCGCAAGAGCCCGCGCTTTTCCATCACCGCCAGATTGCGCGCGAGAGCGCTGCGATCCAGAACGAAGACCTCCGCCAGCTTGCTGACCGTCCAACCTTCCGCCAGCGAGCAGGCGACGAGCAATGAATATTGCGTCGGCTCGAGATCGAGCCCGGAAAGACTCGCCGCATAGAGCTTGCCGACCGCGCGCGCCGCACGTCGCACATTGGCGACGGCGCAGCTCGCCGCGCAGGCTCTCACTTCGGCCGGATCAGGCTCGCTCATGAAATAGATGTATATGCCCCTTTTCGGTGAACGTCAACCGCAGGCATCCGCCTCACCGACGAGCGAAGGCTCAGAACGGCAAAGGCGCGCGGTCCGGCTCGACCCAGGCCCGCCGGGCGGCGACGCTGAACAGAGTCTCGCGATTCCAATAGGACAAGAGCCAGTCTGGATGACCGAGCGGCGAGGCCATGAGCGATAGAAGCGCCGCATGAAGCGGCGCATCGGGGGAGAGAGAGCGCAAATGTTCGGCGGCGGCCCGCATCGACGCGAGCGTGATGGTGTGGTGATAGCCGCTCGTATCGGTGTTGGCCGTGCTCGTCGCCTCATTGTACCGCGTTATGATTTCGCGGATTTCCTGGGGCGTCGCGAGGTCGGGCCGGTTCCGCAAAAGCCATAGCGCCGTCGCGAAATGCGCCGCATGTGTCCATTCCGCCTTCGGCAGGCTTCGATCGATCACTTTCGAAGCGAGCCGCTCGATCGCATCCTCATCGGATAAAGCCATCGCCTCTGGTCCTCTATGAGGAGCCGCCCATCCATTGTCGCGCGCGTCGCGACGAAATCACGTCACCACCGTCAGCTTGCGCGCGGCGCGCGTCACGCCCGTGTAGAGCCATCGCGCGCGATGCTCGCGAAAGGCGAAGGATTCGTCGAAGAGCGCGACATCGTCCCATTGCGAGCCTTGCGATTTATGCACGGTGAGGCAATAGCCGAAATCGAACTCGTCCGTATCCTTGCGCTGCGCGTAAGGAATCTCGGCGTCGCCGCCTTCGAAGAATTGCGGCAGCACGCCGACGCGCTGGAATTTGCCCGCCGTCTCCTCCGGCTCGACGAGCAGGCGCACCTTGCCGCGCCGCAGAGCGCCGGCGCTCTTCACCTTGAACAGCGCGCCATTGAGCAGGCCCTTCTTGCGATTATTGCGCAGGCAGACCAGCTTCTCGCCCGATTGCGGCAGCGAGCCCGTGAAGCCGCGCAATTG from Methylosinus sp. C49 encodes the following:
- a CDS encoding adenylosuccinate synthase is translated as MANVVVVGAQWGDEGKGKIVDWLSLEADVVVRFQGGHNAGHTLVINGVTYKLALLPSGIVRPGKLSVIGNGVVVDPHFLVGEIERLREQGVEIGPDNFKIAENAPLILSLHRELDAYREEAAGNGVKIGTTKRGIGPAYEDKVGRRSVRLMDLAEPDALDEKITRLLAHHNPLRRGLGLAEIEPAAVRDELLSIAPQVLPYMDAVWELLEDLRRAGKRILFEGAQGVLLDVDHGTYPYVTSSNTVSASAASGSGLGPGSIGYVLGIAKAYTTRVGGGPFPTELHDEIGTLIGDRGHEFGTNTGRRRRCGWFDAVLTRQAVKTSGIDGIALTKLDILDGLETIEVCTHYLLDGVRIDRLPASQSAQARVVPVYETIEGWQGTTGGARSWADLPAQAIKYVRRIEELIGAPVALLSTSPERDDTILVRNPFED
- a CDS encoding TauD/TfdA family dioxygenase; this encodes MSSTSVNSPSAETKLEVLDLTPRIGSQVEIDVAALLSGRCATEIRDLLERRGVLVFRGLHLDDAQQRAFTRTIGELMPQGDDGLLRITLDKAVNAAAAEYLKGSFYWHIDGATDDAPTRASILNAKRLSATGGQTEFSNSYAAWDELPDTVKKSVADLRVVHSVETAQWLVNPTPSYEELSRWRSHAPKAHPLVWTHKSGRKSLVLGCTASHVEGADTDESRMLLRELTEWATQPCFVYRHEWKVGDLLIWDNTGVMHRVTPYDPESGRLMTRTTIAGEEPLARGHEAGGF
- a CDS encoding DUF3313 domain-containing protein, producing MLQSHKVAWPVVVTFCLAAAACSSVEPVVFSGVASAPYLEPDRRDGERHVRYRYAAARTDWRSYTRLIVDPVQIYRGPDNQFEDLAEADKAALAEFMQRQFAEKLGGRYALTTASGPGVLRLKLTLTGAAASTPVLSTLSRFDLAGGLYNGVQTVRGGEGLLTGSVTYAVEIEDASTRRLLAAHVAKQYPSPIDIPASIGALSAARAGVENGADALLAQLADPTTL
- a CDS encoding TetR/AcrR family transcriptional regulator produces the protein MDNASRSQRTRKAVIQAALAIIARDGPGRLTLDAIARESGVSKGGLMHQFRTKEAVLKALLEHQIEYFADFSRAYMAEHGAGQSEPHLAAQIATLRETLVEPHSVAFAIFGAVGQDPGLLAITRESDAESLEAIKAEAKDRDLALLRWAAARGLAVSALLGFCPLGEEERERLFERLLDERCWAALAEKSGGSPASSAPTD
- a CDS encoding SCP2 sterol-binding domain-containing protein: MSMQAHEIASPLTREPFEARRLREMAISAGADDVGFVSIDDPAIAFERAEILAAFPYARTLVSFVMRMNRENIRSPARSLANVEFHRVGDETDAVSHRLTRMLEDMGIRAAYPSMAFPMEASRWPNKMWVVSHKPVAVAAGLGKMGVHRNVIHPKFGNFILLGTVVVDVALDAYSRPLDYNPCLSCKLCVAVCPTGAIAPDGGFDFAACYTHNYREFMGGFMDWVETIADAKGAAGYREKVEDAETVSMWQSLAYGPNYKAAYCLAVCPAGEDVIGAYRGDRSGFLRSIVDPLKQKEETIYVTPQSDAEDYVKRRFPHKRVKRVANGMRAASIASFARGLSLRFQKKRAAGLSAVYHFAFSGAERKDLTVRIADGRLDVGEGLIGKADLVIHADAQSWLRFLRKERSLLWALVTLEIRLRGDPRLLAAFGKCFP
- a CDS encoding MarR family winged helix-turn-helix transcriptional regulator, which translates into the protein MSEPDPAEVRACAASCAVANVRRAARAVGKLYAASLSGLDLEPTQYSLLVACSLAEGWTVSKLAEVFVLDRSALARNLAVMEKRGLLRVKAGEDRRTREVTLTKQGRATLAVALPLWRAAQTKAEAKFGAERLAHLVGELRALAAAVQDD